From Coffea arabica cultivar ET-39 chromosome 2e, Coffea Arabica ET-39 HiFi, whole genome shotgun sequence, the proteins below share one genomic window:
- the LOC113732572 gene encoding uncharacterized protein isoform X1: MSPAASRIATFGLSSSCCCTRSTVLHPPILHNQAAIPIAFSPQVLYLRRQNGKKMLILPNYRNHHHPLRPCSVNDNQDSQTKESSDISLPEQTDSTGKENHQQESLTTNEISGNKFHCRSLAGMFSCGVWCFADQFYPSNKSRDSFINRILKRLKRYGVAGVLSYGLLNTCYYLSTFLFVWLYVAPAPGRMGYVAAAERFLKILAMVWAGSQVTKLIRAGWALALAPAVDRGLSWFTIKYKFKSQGKASMAIAGFCFGLAFMVFLVLTLLWA, from the exons ATGTCTCCAGCAGCTTCAAGAATTGCCACATTTGGGTTATCTTCTTCTTGTTGTTGCACCCGTTCCACTGTTCTTCATCCACCCATTTTGCATAATCAG GCTGCTATTCCGATAGCATTTTCCCCACAAGTGCTCTACCTGCGGCGGCAGAATGGGAAGAAAATGCTTATATTGCCGAATTATCGGAATCATCATCACCCTCTTCGACCCTGTTCTGTAAATGATAACCAAGATAGTCAA ACTAAAGAGTCATCAGATATCAGTTTGCCAGAACAGACAG ATTCGACTGGAAAAGAAAATCATCAGCAAGAGTCTCTCACAACGAATGA AATATCAGGGAATAAATTTCACTGCCGGAGCCTTGCAGGAATGTTTTCTTGTGGTGTTTGGTGTTTTGCAGACCAATTTTATCCATCTAATAAATCAAGAGATTCTTTCATTAATag GATCTTGAAGAGGTTGAAGAGATATGGTGTCGCAGGAGTGCTGTCCTATGGCCTCTTAAATACTTGTTACTATCtttctacttttctttttgtatg GCTTTATGTTGCCCCTGCACCTGGGAGAATGGGTTATGTTGCAGCTGCTGAGAG ATTTCTTAAGATATTGGCTATGGTGTGGGCTGGTAGCCAAGTTACTAAGCTTATCCGAGCAGGGTG GGCTTTAGCACTTGCGCCTGCTGTTGACAGGGGGTTGTCATGGTTTACTATTAAATACAAGTTCAAGTCACAAGGAAAG GCTTCCATGGCAATAGCTGGGTTTTGTTTTGGACTGGCTTTCATGGTCTTCCTTGTGCTGACATTGCTCTGGGCATAA
- the LOC113732572 gene encoding uncharacterized protein isoform X2: MSPAASRIATFGLSSSCCCTRSTVLHPPILHNQAAIPIAFSPQVLYLRRQNGKKMLILPNYRNHHHPLRPCSVNDNQDSQTKESSDISLPEQTDSTGKENHQQESLTTNEILKRLKRYGVAGVLSYGLLNTCYYLSTFLFVWLYVAPAPGRMGYVAAAERFLKILAMVWAGSQVTKLIRAGWALALAPAVDRGLSWFTIKYKFKSQGKASMAIAGFCFGLAFMVFLVLTLLWA, from the exons ATGTCTCCAGCAGCTTCAAGAATTGCCACATTTGGGTTATCTTCTTCTTGTTGTTGCACCCGTTCCACTGTTCTTCATCCACCCATTTTGCATAATCAG GCTGCTATTCCGATAGCATTTTCCCCACAAGTGCTCTACCTGCGGCGGCAGAATGGGAAGAAAATGCTTATATTGCCGAATTATCGGAATCATCATCACCCTCTTCGACCCTGTTCTGTAAATGATAACCAAGATAGTCAA ACTAAAGAGTCATCAGATATCAGTTTGCCAGAACAGACAG ATTCGACTGGAAAAGAAAATCATCAGCAAGAGTCTCTCACAACGAATGA GATCTTGAAGAGGTTGAAGAGATATGGTGTCGCAGGAGTGCTGTCCTATGGCCTCTTAAATACTTGTTACTATCtttctacttttctttttgtatg GCTTTATGTTGCCCCTGCACCTGGGAGAATGGGTTATGTTGCAGCTGCTGAGAG ATTTCTTAAGATATTGGCTATGGTGTGGGCTGGTAGCCAAGTTACTAAGCTTATCCGAGCAGGGTG GGCTTTAGCACTTGCGCCTGCTGTTGACAGGGGGTTGTCATGGTTTACTATTAAATACAAGTTCAAGTCACAAGGAAAG GCTTCCATGGCAATAGCTGGGTTTTGTTTTGGACTGGCTTTCATGGTCTTCCTTGTGCTGACATTGCTCTGGGCATAA
- the LOC113732572 gene encoding uncharacterized protein isoform X3, producing MSPAASRIATFGLSSSCCCTRSTVLHPPILHNQAAIPIAFSPQVLYLRRQNGKKMLILPNYRNHHHPLRPCSVNDNQDSQTKESSDISLPEQTDSTGKENHQQESLTTNEISGNKFHCRSLAGMFSCGVWCFADQFYPSNKSRDSFINRILKRLKRYGVAGVLSYGLLNTCYYLSTFLFVWLYVAPAPGRMGYVAAAERFLKILAMVWAGSQVTKLIRAGWL from the exons ATGTCTCCAGCAGCTTCAAGAATTGCCACATTTGGGTTATCTTCTTCTTGTTGTTGCACCCGTTCCACTGTTCTTCATCCACCCATTTTGCATAATCAG GCTGCTATTCCGATAGCATTTTCCCCACAAGTGCTCTACCTGCGGCGGCAGAATGGGAAGAAAATGCTTATATTGCCGAATTATCGGAATCATCATCACCCTCTTCGACCCTGTTCTGTAAATGATAACCAAGATAGTCAA ACTAAAGAGTCATCAGATATCAGTTTGCCAGAACAGACAG ATTCGACTGGAAAAGAAAATCATCAGCAAGAGTCTCTCACAACGAATGA AATATCAGGGAATAAATTTCACTGCCGGAGCCTTGCAGGAATGTTTTCTTGTGGTGTTTGGTGTTTTGCAGACCAATTTTATCCATCTAATAAATCAAGAGATTCTTTCATTAATag GATCTTGAAGAGGTTGAAGAGATATGGTGTCGCAGGAGTGCTGTCCTATGGCCTCTTAAATACTTGTTACTATCtttctacttttctttttgtatg GCTTTATGTTGCCCCTGCACCTGGGAGAATGGGTTATGTTGCAGCTGCTGAGAG ATTTCTTAAGATATTGGCTATGGTGTGGGCTGGTAGCCAAGTTACTAAGCTTATCCGAGCAGGGTG GTTATAA